In Streptococcus gallolyticus subsp. gallolyticus DSM 16831, the sequence ACACAAAACAATCTCATTTCGCTTAACGCCCAGCTGAAAACGGTTTGGGCGTTTTTGATGTGACTACCGTGACAATTTTATCTAACCATGCTAAACTAAATTTATGACTCACATCACTCATAAAAGAATTGTGCAAGCTGGTCATTTTTTGCAACTTTTTAAAAATGATTCTCAATTTACAACACCGATTTTTAGAATTGACCACAAGCGAAAGCACCTTCAATTTGTCATTGTTTTTAAATTGGATAACGACGAGGCATTTTACGTCCTCAATCGTTCAAAACTTGGATATGATCATGAGTTGAAACGTCTCAAACGTTTTACCAAATCGACACTTTATCAAGGGATTTTATCCGTTCCGCTAAAGGCACGCCAGACGATTCAGATTTTACAAGTGCCAAATGATAGCAAGGTGGTCAAAGACTATGTGACCTATTACACTCAAACTCAGATTGATGAGATTTTACATGGAAAACCAACTGAAAGCAGTGACGTTTACGACCCATTTCGTGATGCACATTCAGCGATTTTTCACAATCTTTCCCAAGCAGAAAAGCTGATGTCTTACGAAGATTACCAAGGAATTCAAGATTTTCATCCTTTTTCAGTAGTGAAGGACCAAGCTTATGCTTTGACTTGTGCTTACAAAGATCCGATTAAAAAGAAAACAATCCATTTGCAATTAATGGGCTGGTATTATCGTGGTCAGCAATTGAAAATCAGTTGGAAGCCAGATAATCAACGCAAAGCACGTTGGCGTTCGTCCCTCGTTGCCATTGATAGAAAGACACGACGCTATTTCTTTCAAGGAAATATTTATCACGAAAAGGGAACAGCTCCCGTTTTTCTGGAACAGTTGACCTTTACCTTTCACGATTCTATGCAAAATAGCAGGGCTGCTAAGGCGGAATTCGCAAGATTTATAAATGCAATCAAGAAACAAGAACGTGCAGCTTTGTTAAAGCTCCGCTGAAAAGAGGATTTCTTTGACATTACAATTCACTTTTTAGGCTCACGGATAAACTCCTCACCGGAAATTTTATTTATGCTATAATATTTTCTGACTGAAATCGAAACATTAGAAAGTAACAAAATGACAGAAATTGATATTGAACGTTATCATGAACTTGCTCAACAAAAACAAAAAGAGCACCGTAAATTTTTAGCGACACTCAAGAAAAAAGCACCCAAAAATCTTGATAAAATCACTCAAGAAATCCACACTGAAGTGTTTAATGAGATTGATTGCACCAAATGTGCCAACTGTTGCAAAAGCTTAGGACCGCTTTTTACAGAAGCTGACATCACACGCATTTCAAAAGTCTTTCGCATGAAATTGTCTGTTTTTGAAGAAACGTATTTGCGTGTTGATGAAGACGGCGACAAAGTTTTCCAATCTATGCCTTGCCCATTCTTAGGCGATGATAACCTTTGTACAATCTACGACGTTCGTCCCAAAGCTTGCCGTGAATTTCCACACACCGACCGCAAGAAAATCTACCAAATCAATCACTTAACCATTAAAAACACCCTTTTCTGCCCCGCCGCCTATCTCTTTGTCGAAAAACTCAAAGACCGCTTGGAAGGGAAGTAGGAAGAATCCCACTTTAAAACCAATTTGAAGTGGGCTTTTTTTGATTATGTTGCTTTATATGCTATAATATTTGCCAAAGGAGTTTTCATGACAGCAGATTACCATTACTTATTATTCGATTTGGACCACACTTTGCTTGATTTTAATGCGGCAGAGGATGTGGCGTTGACGGAGCTTTTGCAGGAAGCGCGTGTGTCAGATATTCAGGCTTATAAGGATTTTTACATTCCCATGAATCGTCAGTTGTGGGATGATTTGAGCCTTAAGAAAATCACCAAAAAAGAGTTGGTCAATACGCGTTTTACAAGACTATTTGCGAATTTTGGGCATGAGGTAGATGGGCATGCTTTTGCCAAACGTTACCAAGAATTTCTTAGTCAACAAGGGCAGACTTTAGTTGGTGCAGATAAGTTGCTTGATAATCTTAGCCAGCAAGGCTACCGTATTTTTGGAGCAACCAATGGCATTACCAAAATTCAAACAGGGCGCATGGCAAATTCAACGATTAAAGATTATTTTGAGCATGTTTTCATTTCTGATGAAGTCGGTTACCAAAAGCCAGATAAAGGCTTTTATGATGTCATTGCGGGAGCTATTTCCCAATTCAATCATCAAGAAGCGCTGATGATTGGTGACAATCTTTTAGCCGATGTCCAAGGTGGCAACAACGCAGGCATTGATACCGTTTGGTACAATCCAGCCCGCAAAGAAAATCATACCAAAGCCACTCCAACCTACGTGGTTAAAGATTACCAAGGTTTACTTGAATTATTACGATAATGATAAAAATCAAACCCAGCGTGATACAGTAGAGTTAGAGTTAACAAAAAATCAGCTGAACATTGTGTTTCAGCTGATTTTTAGTAATCGATTTTTCGTTCTTCAGTGATTAATCTTGCCATTTGCTCAGGGTTGATAATGCGGATTTGGTGTCCAATTTTATCAATTAACTGTTCATCTCGCAAGGCTTTAACCATTCGAGCGATTGTTACAGCATGTACGCCGAGATAGCAAGCGATTTCTTGATACGTAAAGACGGTGTCGAGCACGAGAGTACCAGAAGCATCTTTTTCTGCTTGATCAAGAAGAAAGCGACTAAATTGGACTAGAGCAGGCTCATTTTTGCTGCTATGAAAATGTTCCATAAGGTAGACAAGATTTTCAGTCAAAGTGTTAACCATCAAAGTTGCCACCGATGGAAAACCAAGTAAATCCTGAAAATTTCTGTTTGGAATACGATAAGCGACACAAGGTGTCTTAGCAACGATTGAAAACGTCTTTTTCCCATAATAATTGAGATTAAAAGCAGTCATCAATGGTGTGAATCCGACAAATTGTTGTTTCTTGAAGTAGAGATAAGTTGTTTCTTTGCCGTCGCAAGAAATAGAAGAAAGTGCACAAACACCTGATGATAGGATATAAATATCACCATTTACTTCTCCAGCAACAGATTTTGTCAGCTTATCGCCTTTTTGAAACGTCACACGCTCACCATATTGGAAAAGTTCTGTAATGTTCAATGTAGATTGCATACTTGCCCTTTCTAAATTAACGTAGGCCTTATATAACTATATAGTTTACGTCAAAAAAGCGTTTAAATCAAGTCCTAATTTGTTAGAAAGAGTTTGAAAATGTCTTGATATAAACTTTTAAAATGACTATTTTTTCGCCAAACAAAAGTAAAATCATGGCTTATTGGTGGTAAATCAAGCTTAATTTCAAAGAGTTTGCCGCTGTCTAATTCTTTTTGAACCACACTTTTATAGACAAAAGTAATACCAAGATTATTCGTAATCAATTGACAAATCGCATTGAGACTACCGATTTCGGTAATGTGATGAAAGTCAGTGATAGCTAGATTAGCTTCTTTTAGTGTCACTTCAAGCATTTCACGTGTTCCAGAGCCTTGTTCGCGAATGATGATAGGATAGTCTAGTAACTCTTCGAGCGTGTAGGTTTTATCCGTAAGTCCAGCTTTTGGGGAAGCAACGGCAATAAAGGGTTCGGTTTTATAGGGCATAAAGTCATATTTTTCTTTGGAAAAGAAACCTTCAATTAAAGCAAAATCAATTTTTCCTTGGTCAATGTCCTTTAATAACGTTTCCGTATTATCAACCAGCATTTTAATTTGAAAATTAGGATGTTCGGAAAGAATGACGGCTAACGAATCGCTTAACACATATTCGCCGATAGTCAAAGTAGCACCGAAGTTAATTGGTGTTTGGTCTTGATTGAGATGTGATTTGAAATGTTGAATGTCATTGTTTATTGTTGTCAGCAAATCAAGCAATTCTTTACCACTTTTGGTGAGTTGACATTGTTTTCCAGAGAAAGTAAAGAGTTTGGTTTGATAATCATTTTCCAAATTTTGAATGTGTTTGGTGACAGCGGGTTGTGTGATATGCAATTCTTTAGCAGCTTGGGTAAAATTAAGCGTTTCGCAGACTTTCATAAAGGTAAAAACACGGTAATCAAGCATAATAATCTCCTATTATTTTTTGTTATTATATCATAATAAATCATAATTTTACATTATGGCTTGTCCAAGTTATAATATTTTGTGAAAAGGAGTTTTTATTATGATGACAATTGAGAAAAAATTGCCAGGAATTATGTTTTGTGTGATTCTGGCTTTGCCAGCCTGGTTTTTAGGGCATTTATTTCCACTTGTAGGAGCGCCAGTATTTGCAATTTTACTTGGGATGGTTGTGGGGAATTTTCATAATAATCGCACCCAAACCACTGATGGTATTGCTTTTACATCAAAATATATTTTACAAGCGGCGGTTGTTTTATTAGGTTTTGGTTTAAACTTAACACAAGTTTTTAAAGTTGGGACACAATCATTGCCAATTATTATTTCAACCATTGCAGTCTCGTTGGTTGTAGCGTTTTTATTGCAAAAATGGCTAAAATTGGATAGTAATATAGCAATCTTGGTTGGTGTTGGGTCATCTATTTGTGGTGGCTCAGCCATTGCCGCAACAGCACCGGTTATCAAAGCAAAAGATGAAGAAGTCGCAAAGAGTATTTCGGTTATCTTTCTCTTCAATATCTTAGCAGCATTAATTTTTCCAACGTTAGGGGACTTACTTCACCTATCTAACCAAGGTTTTGCGCTTTTTGCGGGAACAGCTGTCAATGATACGTCATCCGTTACGGCGACAGCGACAGCTTGGGATGCTGTTCACGGGTCAAATACCTTAGACGGTGCAACAATTGTGAAATTAACGCGCACACTGGCCATTATTCCGATTACTTTAGGGCTGTCATTCTATAAAGCCTATCAAGATTCAAAAAATGGCAGAGCTAAACAAACGACTTTCCAATTGAAAAAAGCTTTTCCAATGTTTGTCCTTTATTTCTTATTGGCTTCGATTGTTACGACAATTGTCAGTGGTTTAGGAATTGATACAGTTATTTTCGATAATCTTAAGACACTCTCAAAATTCTTTATTGTCATGGCAATGGGAGCTATTGGTCTTAACACGAATCCTATCAAACTTATTAAGACTGGTGGACAAGCTATTGGAGTGGGGGCTACGTGTTGGATAGCTATTACCTGTGTCAGTCTTTGGATGCAGCATCTTCTAGGGATTTGGTAATAAAAATGTAGAAACAATGTTTGTGAATGTTCAAGCATTGTTTTTCTTTTTTGAAAAACGATAGCCTTTACTTGAAACCGTTTCCTGAAGTGCTATAATGAACTTGGATACCTTAGTTAAATTTTATGAACAAAGACCGTTAATCTTATGGTTAACAGTTGTAAGGCGTGAAATTTAGCAACGATAAAGGAGGAAAAGGTACGATGGCATATAAAACAACTTATCCTTATACAAACGAGGTTCTTGCGACTTTTGACAATGCAACGGATGAAGCGTTAGAGGAAGCTTTGGCAAATGGGCATGCGCTTTACAAAAAGTGGCGTGCTGAAGGTGGCTTGGATGAGCGAAAAGTTCAATTGCATAAAATTGCTGAGCTGCTACGTCGTGACGTTGACAAATACGCTGAAGTCATGACAAAAGATATGGGAAAACTCTTCACAGAAGCTAAAGGCGAAGTGGAACTCTGTGCAGAAATTGCGGATTACTACGCTGATAAGGCAGAAGAATTTTTGAAACCACGTCCGCTTGAAAACATTAATGGTGATGCTTACTACATCAAGCAAGCGACAGGTGTTTTGGTAGCCGTTGAACCATGGAATTTCCCATTCTATCAAATCATGCGTGTCTTTGCGCCAAACTTTATGATTGGAAATCCGATGATTTTGAAACACGCTTCAATCTGTCCAGCATCAGCACAAGCATTTGATGATTTGGTTTTGGAAGCAGGTGCACCAGTTGGCGCATTCAAAAATCTCTTCCTTTCTTATGACCAAGTTTCTAAGGCTATCGCAGACCCACGTGTTGTTGGGGTTTGCTTGACTGGTTCTGAACGTGGTGGTGCTTCTATTGCGGCAGAAGCGGGAGCAAATTTGAAAAAATCATCTATGGAACTTGGTGGTAACGACGCCTTCATTATCCTAGAAGATGCCGATTTTGATTTGCTTGATAAGACCGTTTTCTTTGCTCGTCTCTACAATGCTGGTCAAGTTTGTACCTCATCAAAACGTTTTGTCGTTGTTGGTCAAGAAAACTATGACAAATTCGTTGATATGGTAGTCAAACATTTCAAATCAGCCAAATGGGGTGACCCAATGGACCAAGCGACAACTTTAGCACCGTTGTCATCAGCAGCCGCAAAAGAAGAAGTGCTTGGTCAAATCAAATTAGCTAAGGAAAATGGTGCAACTGTGGTTTACGGTGATGAACCAATTGACCACCCAGGAAACTTTGTCATGCCAACTGTTTTGACAAATATCACCAAAGAAAATCCAATCTACAATCAAGAAATCTTTGGTCCAGTTGCTTCTATCTATAAAGTTGATACTGAAGAAGAAGCTATCGCGCTTGCCAATGATTCTAGCTATGGTCTTGGTGGTACCGTCTTTTCAAAAAATCTTGATCATGCCAAAGAAGTGGCTGCCAAGATTGAGACAGGGATGTCATTTATCAATTCTGGTTGGACATCACACCCAGAAATCCCATTTGGAGGCATTAAAAATTCAGGTTACGGTCGCGAATTAAGCGAACTCGGCTTTGATGCCTTTGTCAACGAACACCTTGTTTTCGTTCCAAATGATTAATTAACTCGCTCTCCTTTTATTTATATTTAAAATAGAAAACCGCAAACTAATTTAGCTTGCGGTTTTTGGCTATGCTGTAAAAGTCTTATTGTTAAATAACGTTTATGAAAAATCACGTAGATTTTTCCTTGGGTCAGGATGTGGAATGTTGTGATACTCACGTTTTCTTCGACGAACTGTCAGATAGTAACGATTGTATGCCCATGTTGTCGCACAAAGAACGAGCGACAGTAGTAGGATATGATGTCTAACAAGGGACATGATAAAAGCACCAATTCCCAAAAGCAATCCGATTTTAAGATACGTTTTCAAATGAAGTTGATAAATGCTTTGATTATAATGCGTTGTTGTCACAACACCTGCATAAAAACTGAGAAAACCAAAAAGAAAGAGAGCAAATCCAAGGTTAGCATGATGAGAATCAGCTAAAAATTCTATCCCAACGGTGAAAATATTAATACCGATAAAAATCGGAATATGAGCATAGAACAGCAATGAACCTGCTGCTTGACGATGATGGTCTATTGCCAAGAAAGTTTGTGTCATGTAAGAAATAAACATGAAAGACATTCCAGCAAATAATAGGGCACCTTGATAAAGAGATTCTGTCAGCGGATAGGTACTGATAATAGCAATGACAGTTTCACCCAAGGTTAAAATTGTCACCAACTGAGCTCGCTCAACAGCATGCGGAAAATTAATGCGTGACGAATCGTGATAGCGCCTTGTAAGAACTGGAAAAATATTGGGGATGAGGTAAATTAACACCGTCCAAATATTAGCTCCCAATAATCCTAATGCAAAAGGCAACAAAGACATCCCATAAATGGCACAAGCAACAATGCTAAATCTTATGTCTCTGTTAAATCCTAAAACACGCCTTTTGAGAAAATATTGTAGCGCAATAATGGCATAAGCTAGTATGAGAAGCCAATTAAAGATGACGACGGTCGGATGGCCAGCGTAAAGATGCGCCATATTCATATCAAATGTCAAAGCAAGATTTCCAACAACAAACATCAGCGCAATAACAGAGAAAATATCAATTCGCCTCGAATCACCGTATTTATTGTAGTAAAACACTTCGGTCATTCAAAGATTCAGCAAAATAATGTTAGATATAATAAATGAAAAAATTTCTTGAACACCAACATGACTTAAATGGATTGATGAGGTCAATTGACTAATGCCCAAAACAAAAGCCAAGTCAAAGAAAAGTTCATAGTTGGATACACGTTTAGCAAGAAGTTCTGGCATAATAGCTCCTTTACTTTCAATGAATCAATCTTGCCTTTATTTTATCAAAAAAAGCCAAATCCCAAAAATAAGAGGAACTTTTACCACAGCAATGCTAAAACGATTTTGTTATAATAGAGACATGAATGAACTGATTAAACATAAACTGGAGCTATTGCCAGATAGCCCAGGATGCTATATACACAAGGATAAAAATGGCACGATTATTTATGTTGGTAAGGCAAAAAATCTGAAAAATCGTGTGCGTAGCTATTTTCATGGCAGCCATAATACCAAAACAGAACTTTTGGTTTCAGAAATAGAGGATTTTGAGTATATTGTCACAGGTTCCAATACCGAGGCGTTGCTTCTTGAAATCAATCTCATTCAAGAAAATATGCCAAAATACAATATCAAGCTCAAAGATGATAAATCCTATCCTTTCATCAAAATCACAACTAATGAGCAGTACCCACGTTTAATGATTACCCGCCAAATCAAAAAAGACGGTGCCATGTATTTTGGACCCTATCCTGATTCGGGAGCAGCAACGGAAATCAAACGCCTGTTAGACCGCATTTTTCCGTTTAAGAAATGTACCAACCCTGCTAATAAAGTTTGTTTTTATTACCATTTAGGGCAATGTAAAGCACATACGATTTGTCATGTTGACCACGACTATTTTGTTGATATGGCGCACGATGTGAAAAATTTCCTTAACGGTCAAGACAATAAAATTGTTGACCAACTTAAAGATAAAATGCAAAAAGCGTCAGATTTAATGGAATTTGAACGTGCGGCAGAATATCGCGATTTACTGCAAGCTATTTCAACTTTGCGCACGAAACAGCGCGTGATGAGCCAAGATATGATGGACCGTGATATTTTTGGCTACTACGTTGACAAAGGCTGGATGTGTGTGCAAGTATTTTTTGTTCGCCAAGGGAAACTCATTCAACGTGATGTTAATATGTTTCCTTATTACAATGACCCAGAAGAAGATTTTTTGACTTACATGGGACAATTTTACCGTGACAATAAGCACTTTATTCCCAAAGAAATTTTCATTCCTAAAGAAATTGATGAAGAATTGGTCAAGGCAATTGTTGATACGAAAATCATCAAGCCCCAACGTGGCGAGAAAAAGCAGCTTGTTAATCTAGCTATCAAAAATGCACGTGTGAGTTTGCAACAAAAATTTGATTTGCTTGAAAAAGATGTTAAGAAAACTTATGGTGCTGTTGAAAATATCGGCGAATTGCTTAACATTCCAAAGCCTGTTCGTATTGAAGCCTTTGATAACTCAAATATTCAAGGAACAAGCCCTGTCGCTGCTATGGTGGTCTTTGTAAATGGAAAACCAAGTAAGAAAGATTATCGAAAATTCAAGATTAAAACAGTTGTCGGACCAGATGATTATGCCAGCATGCGCGAGGTCATCTATCGCCGTTATAGCCGCGTGATGAAAGATGGCTTAGTGCCACCAGATTTGATTATCATCGATGGTGGTCAAGGTCAGGTCAATGTGGCGCGTGATGTTATTGAAAACAAGCTCGGTCTTGATATTCCAATTGCTGGTCTGCAAAAAAATGATAAACACCAAACGCACGAATTATTGTTTGGTGACCCTTTAGAAGTTGTTGAATTGCCACGAAATTCCGAAGAATTTTTCTTGTTACAACGTATCCAAGATGAGGTGCACCGTTTTGCTATTACCTTCCACCGTCAAGTGCGTAGTAAAAATTCATTCTCATCAAAACTTGATGGCATTGCTGGATTGGGACCAAAGCGCAAGCAATTACTCATGAAGCACTTTAAGAGCCTACCCAATATTCAAAAGGCTGATATAGACGATATTGTGAACTGTGGTATTCCACGAAATGTCGCAACTGCGATTAAAGAAAAATTAAATGAGGAGGAAGCTGTCAATGCTAACCATTAAACCGATTACTGAAGAATTTGCTGTTTGCCAAGTTGAGGATTATTCACAAGTCAATCTGGAAAATCCATTTGTTTTTACTGGGGCAACAGATGACGAAAAATCACTTGTTTGTCCGATTGCACTTGTCCCTGAAAATGCTTTGAGCGTTGATAAGACTTGGTCAGCTTTTCGAATCGAGGGTGTTTTAGACTTTTCTTTGATTGGCATTTTATCAAAAATTTCAAGTCTTTTAGCAGAAAATAATATTGGTATCTTTGCCATTTCGACTTATAACACGGATTACATTTTAACGAAAACAACGGATTTTCAAAGCGCACTCCGAGTATTAGAAGAAGCAGGATATCAGATTTTGGGATAATTTTTGCAAGAAACGAAAGGTACTCTTGAATATAAATAAGAAAATTTCATGAAAGTTTTCTGTTTCTGTTTGTAATCTTTTTTAAACTGTGCTAACATGGATAGGGATTTTTTAAGGAGATAAGCATGTTTAAGAATTTTAAGAAGAGCCTTTCTCATCTGCGAGAAAAGCGCTTTTGGCTACCAAGCTTTATGATAATGCTGGTTGCTTTTTTACTGATTCTTCCACAAATCATATCAAAAGGTGTTATTGTTGGTAGTGATTTTCTCTTTCACTACAATCGTTTTTATGAAACGGCTATGCAGATTAAGACTGGTAATTTCAGTTATTTTATATCTTTGTATGGCTTTTATAGCTCAGGGCGGATTGTTAATGCGTTATACGGTCCCTATTTTGCCTATTTTCAAGGTTTGCTGGTTCTAATCAGTCGCAATTGGTACACGTATCAGTTGCTATCACGCTTTTTGTTGAGTGTGATTGCAGGCTTTTCAATGTATCGATTGATACGCAGGGTAGCTGTCAAGCCTAAAATTTCTCTAGCCATTGCCATTTTTTACATGATGACTTTTTCTGTTCAATATTGGACATTTAGGCAAGGCTTTTCAAGTTGGGGAGCTGCTTTTATGCCGTGGTGCATGATTCCAGCGATTGATTTTGTGAAAACTAAAAAAGTAGGCGTGCTACGCTTAGCCGTTGCTGTCGCTTTGATGATGCAAGTCCATATGCTAAGTTGTTTCTTGCTCATTGTTTCTTATTTGCCGTTTTATTTGTACGGTTTTATCAAATCTAAAGAAAAGAAAACCATTATCATCAAAGGAATACAAGCTGTTTTACTTGCTCTTTTATTGACAACGAATGTCTGGGCTGCGCTTATTGACGTCGGGCGTAATAATAATTTGGTTGAACCATTTATCAATTCAAAATTATATATTATGACGGTGAATCAACGTAGCATTCAATGGCTGATAACACCGTTACCTTTGCTACTTTTGGTGCTGTATCAATTGTATTTTTCATTCAGACATTGGCGCCATTTTGATACACTATTACGAGTCACAACGGGAGCATTTTTCTTCTTTCTTGTTCTGTCAAGTAGCATTTTCCCTTGGTACAGTATTAACAAATTAAACCTTTCTTTGGTCAATTTAATTCAATTTCCATTTCGCTTTTTTGTGCCTGCTACGGTGTTATTATTGTTAGCAGTAGCGTTAGTTTTAGAGCGTTATTTTGACGTCAAATGGTCCAAATTAGTGACAGTCGGAGCGATTTTGATTAATCTTTTCAGCCTTGCTCAGTTAACACATCTGCAACAAGAAAAGATTGCTGAATACTATACTGCTAAACACCCCATCAAAACTAAAAAACATACCTTTGTTTGGGGAAATTCTGAGGAAGTTCGAGCTAGTTTTCACAGTTCAGATTTGTATGAGCTGTTAGATTTAATCTCGAAATCAACACCAGATTATCTTCCCGCCGAAAAATCAAACAAGGACAACAAATACGTTCTTTATGAGGAATTTGTCATCGGTCATACAGATGCTTTTGACAAATCACAAGATGGCAACGCTCTTATCTTCACATGGACTGCTGACAATAGTGGTAAGGTTAACATTCCAATTGCCAAGTACAAAGACACCGAGCTAACACTCAATGGTAAGAAACTAAGTCGTACCGATTATTCCTTGTCAGGAATTGGAACACCAACTGTGACACAAAAAATCGGAAAAAACACATTAAAAATAACTTACCATATTGGCGTCTGGTTCAAGGCTTTGCTGATTGCTAACGCCCTCACATGGCTAGCAACAGCAGGCTACGCTTGGCTAAAGAAATTAAGAGTGATAAAAAAAGTATAATAATTTTAGGACTGGAATTACACATCCAGTCTTTTTATTTTACGAAAATCTTGTTTCATGTTACATTTCTTTCCCAAAACTACTAAAAAAAGCTGTGAACTCTTTCAAAAAATGTTAGAATAGAGGAGCAGAGAATATTTTAGAAGGAGGTTCGCTTATGAAGTTTCTAGAATTAAACAAAAAGCGCCATGCCGTCAAAACTTTCAATGACAAACCCGTTGATTATAAGGATTTACGAACAGCCATTGAAATCGCTACATTAGCTCCAAGTGCTAATAATATCCAACCTTGGAAATTTGTTGTGGTAGAAGATAAAAAAGCCGAACTTGCTGAACATCTCCCAGAGATTAATAAAAAGCAAGTGGAGCAAGCACAGTACGTTGTAGCGATTTTTACCGATACAGATTTGGTTCAACGTTCTCGCAAAATTGCTCGTATTGGTGTCAAATCATTGAGTAATGATATGTTAGGTTACTACATGGAAACCTTACCTGCTCGTTTTGCAGAATTTGACGACAAA encodes:
- a CDS encoding LysR family transcriptional regulator, producing the protein MLDYRVFTFMKVCETLNFTQAAKELHITQPAVTKHIQNLENDYQTKLFTFSGKQCQLTKSGKELLDLLTTINNDIQHFKSHLNQDQTPINFGATLTIGEYVLSDSLAVILSEHPNFQIKMLVDNTETLLKDIDQGKIDFALIEGFFSKEKYDFMPYKTEPFIAVASPKAGLTDKTYTLEELLDYPIIIREQGSGTREMLEVTLKEANLAITDFHHITEIGSLNAICQLITNNLGITFVYKSVVQKELDSGKLFEIKLDLPPISHDFTFVWRKNSHFKSLYQDIFKLFLTN
- a CDS encoding NAD-dependent succinate-semialdehyde dehydrogenase, with amino-acid sequence MAYKTTYPYTNEVLATFDNATDEALEEALANGHALYKKWRAEGGLDERKVQLHKIAELLRRDVDKYAEVMTKDMGKLFTEAKGEVELCAEIADYYADKAEEFLKPRPLENINGDAYYIKQATGVLVAVEPWNFPFYQIMRVFAPNFMIGNPMILKHASICPASAQAFDDLVLEAGAPVGAFKNLFLSYDQVSKAIADPRVVGVCLTGSERGGASIAAEAGANLKKSSMELGGNDAFIILEDADFDLLDKTVFFARLYNAGQVCTSSKRFVVVGQENYDKFVDMVVKHFKSAKWGDPMDQATTLAPLSSAAAKEEVLGQIKLAKENGATVVYGDEPIDHPGNFVMPTVLTNITKENPIYNQEIFGPVASIYKVDTEEEAIALANDSSYGLGGTVFSKNLDHAKEVAAKIETGMSFINSGWTSHPEIPFGGIKNSGYGRELSELGFDAFVNEHLVFVPND
- the uvrC gene encoding excinuclease ABC subunit UvrC codes for the protein MNELIKHKLELLPDSPGCYIHKDKNGTIIYVGKAKNLKNRVRSYFHGSHNTKTELLVSEIEDFEYIVTGSNTEALLLEINLIQENMPKYNIKLKDDKSYPFIKITTNEQYPRLMITRQIKKDGAMYFGPYPDSGAATEIKRLLDRIFPFKKCTNPANKVCFYYHLGQCKAHTICHVDHDYFVDMAHDVKNFLNGQDNKIVDQLKDKMQKASDLMEFERAAEYRDLLQAISTLRTKQRVMSQDMMDRDIFGYYVDKGWMCVQVFFVRQGKLIQRDVNMFPYYNDPEEDFLTYMGQFYRDNKHFIPKEIFIPKEIDEELVKAIVDTKIIKPQRGEKKQLVNLAIKNARVSLQQKFDLLEKDVKKTYGAVENIGELLNIPKPVRIEAFDNSNIQGTSPVAAMVVFVNGKPSKKDYRKFKIKTVVGPDDYASMREVIYRRYSRVMKDGLVPPDLIIIDGGQGQVNVARDVIENKLGLDIPIAGLQKNDKHQTHELLFGDPLEVVELPRNSEEFFLLQRIQDEVHRFAITFHRQVRSKNSFSSKLDGIAGLGPKRKQLLMKHFKSLPNIQKADIDDIVNCGIPRNVATAIKEKLNEEEAVNANH
- a CDS encoding nitroreductase family protein; this translates as MKFLELNKKRHAVKTFNDKPVDYKDLRTAIEIATLAPSANNIQPWKFVVVEDKKAELAEHLPEINKKQVEQAQYVVAIFTDTDLVQRSRKIARIGVKSLSNDMLGYYMETLPARFAEFDDKRKGEYLALNAGIVAMNLVLALTDQDISSNIILGFDKSSTNDILEIDKRFRPELLITVGYSDNKPEPSYRLPVDEIIERR
- a CDS encoding YeiH family protein gives rise to the protein MMTIEKKLPGIMFCVILALPAWFLGHLFPLVGAPVFAILLGMVVGNFHNNRTQTTDGIAFTSKYILQAAVVLLGFGLNLTQVFKVGTQSLPIIISTIAVSLVVAFLLQKWLKLDSNIAILVGVGSSICGGSAIAATAPVIKAKDEEVAKSISVIFLFNILAALIFPTLGDLLHLSNQGFALFAGTAVNDTSSVTATATAWDAVHGSNTLDGATIVKLTRTLAIIPITLGLSFYKAYQDSKNGRAKQTTFQLKKAFPMFVLYFLLASIVTTIVSGLGIDTVIFDNLKTLSKFFIVMAMGAIGLNTNPIKLIKTGGQAIGVGATCWIAITCVSLWMQHLLGIW
- a CDS encoding ACT domain-containing protein, with amino-acid sequence MLTIKPITEEFAVCQVEDYSQVNLENPFVFTGATDDEKSLVCPIALVPENALSVDKTWSAFRIEGVLDFSLIGILSKISSLLAENNIGIFAISTYNTDYILTKTTDFQSALRVLEEAGYQILG
- a CDS encoding Crp/Fnr family transcriptional regulator, producing MQSTLNITELFQYGERVTFQKGDKLTKSVAGEVNGDIYILSSGVCALSSISCDGKETTYLYFKKQQFVGFTPLMTAFNLNYYGKKTFSIVAKTPCVAYRIPNRNFQDLLGFPSVATLMVNTLTENLVYLMEHFHSSKNEPALVQFSRFLLDQAEKDASGTLVLDTVFTYQEIACYLGVHAVTIARMVKALRDEQLIDKIGHQIRIINPEQMARLITEERKIDY
- a CDS encoding YkgJ family cysteine cluster protein codes for the protein MTEIDIERYHELAQQKQKEHRKFLATLKKKAPKNLDKITQEIHTEVFNEIDCTKCANCCKSLGPLFTEADITRISKVFRMKLSVFEETYLRVDEDGDKVFQSMPCPFLGDDNLCTIYDVRPKACREFPHTDRKKIYQINHLTIKNTLFCPAAYLFVEKLKDRLEGK
- a CDS encoding YjjG family noncanonical pyrimidine nucleotidase, giving the protein MTADYHYLLFDLDHTLLDFNAAEDVALTELLQEARVSDIQAYKDFYIPMNRQLWDDLSLKKITKKELVNTRFTRLFANFGHEVDGHAFAKRYQEFLSQQGQTLVGADKLLDNLSQQGYRIFGATNGITKIQTGRMANSTIKDYFEHVFISDEVGYQKPDKGFYDVIAGAISQFNHQEALMIGDNLLADVQGGNNAGIDTVWYNPARKENHTKATPTYVVKDYQGLLELLR